The Eleutherodactylus coqui strain aEleCoq1 chromosome 10, aEleCoq1.hap1, whole genome shotgun sequence genome contains the following window.
AGCTGAATTAACCTCTTAACTGCACAGGCGTCTGGGTCTGCAATGGTGTATGGTTGCACTTTGCAGTACAGACATActacaatgtattatcatagcggtTATatgattgtgggttcaagtctcctatagagacataaaaatgtgtaaaaaataaaaatagtgaaaaaagaagcatgtaaaaaaatgaatagtaaaaaaaacctttttttgcccACTTTTAAGGAATTGAACACACTGTTTATCATGcgtggaaaatgtttttttttttttttaatggagccaaaatgcatattttattcattttgaattttaaaaaaatgcaagaaaagtgatcaaaaagccgtatatactccaaattgtaccaataaaaattacagcttgttatgcaaaaaaaagaagccctcatagagctccaccaaatggaaaaataaaaaaattatgggatTTTTAATGTAGCAATGccaaaaaaatgttaaatgtaacaaaaaaaggcTTTAAGGGGGGCATACACGCGCACTAAAACACACGTCTATTGCAATGCATTCCCtaaggtgtgttcacatgtccatatttTACAGGCGTGcgtctgtaaagataggacatgcgtgcaccatagggaatgcacgcattgccttcaatggaaccaCTGCttccggcagctccattgaaggcaatggtctgctggcaccccttaattgtttttcagggaagagctttaaatataagtccttccatgaaaaacaaccattttagtgtaaaaagaaaataatatttatatatacttacctgtccgccactgctgtgtccccctCGGGGATGAAgatcacatctgccacatgcggcagatgttttctttatccccgctgggaataaagaattccctgctgcacctgtcacagatatgatagatgcagcaaaggaattcttcatccccgtggggaataaggaattccctaccacagctgtcacagatgacagctgcggtagtggatccagctgccggcaccctgtaattgtttttcagggaagggctataaatataagcccttccctgaaaaacaaggcaaactagtgtaaaaaaaatacatacttaccttccttcagctgctgggctcagctgcgtcctctctgcactgtccccgactctgcaatgcAGCTTTTTGTGCAGGCGGGGAATtcaaatcaccgcctgctgaaagagctgcttccgattggctgaggcgctcagccaatcacaggcaactctcgcctgtcattcattaagcgagagctgcctgtgattggctgagtgcctcagccaatcagaggcagctctttcagcaggcggggattttaattccccgtttgctcaaagaactgcattgcagacagCACAGAGAGGATGCAGTTGAGCCCtgccagctgaaggaaggtgagtatgtgtttttttttacactagtttgccttgtttttcagggaagggcttatatttaaagcccttccctgaaaaacaattacggggtgacAGCAGAccactgccttcaatggagccgccggcagcagccacggatTTTTAGGAGTTGTTTTTTAAATGCTAGCCAtgcttaaaaataataaaacaaactatactcacctgtcccgtTCCAcacaactccagagccacttatCATACTGTTGAATCTGTGTACAAGGTGCAGGGTCAGCTTGTGATCGAAACACCACATTGTTCAATTACAGACCTTAACAGTCTGTGATTGCACAGTGATAGGCAGCAGCAACTTGTAATATCCCAtcaacaggctgactgcagcctgcatATAGTGCACCAAGAGTATGAACTGAGAGGAGATGCTGGAGCTGCAGGGAGCTACTAATGAATATAGTCTGTTTTATTTGTCAGCATGGCCTgtatttcaaataaaaaaaattttaaactcaGAAAGCTCTTTTTAGAGTCAGAAGAAGAAGGAAAGTTGGAGAATGATGTGCAGTTACATTTACTATCATCCCACtgtattttttgccttcttctggatcaaaagTCCAGGTCCTTGAAAAGTTACACCtaactgaggtcactgtggttaGACTTGGCATCACCTGCCTTGCTTGAAGACCATTTATTCCCCTTTTGAACTCCCTTGGGAATTAGCAGAATGTGAAGGGTTCAGGCTCTGATCCGAATgcttaaataatatgttaaattagaACAACATACAGGTTGTCTATCTCCATCTCTACCATTATGATCTGTAGAGATTTTGAATAAGCAGCATGTTCACACTGGACAGGTGATTTGGTGATGCACTCTGCGGATTGGGTATTCTTAGGGTTTGGGTTTGTCTTGTTTCTGTATTTCTGTGTCATCTAAAACTTTCAATGAAAATTacatgactaaaaaaaaaaagagaagttacACTTAATGAACATGATGGACAACCTACGTAATTATACTGTTTATACTACTTGGATTAAACCTTTTCAGAGCCCTTTTCACGTCTTTATTCTTTAGGCTATAGATCAATGGATTCAGTAGAGGAACAGCAGCTGTATTGAAAAGAGCAAAACGTTTCTTGGACTCCAAAGTGCTACTTAGGTTTGGGGTCAGATATTGGCTGAACAGTGTTGTATATAGCAGTGTGACCACTGTGAGGTGTGAGGAACACGTATAGAAGGTCTTCAGTCTTCCAGAGCTGGAACGTATCCTTAGTATGgcatgtattatatatatgtaaGACACAAATGTTAGCAGAAATGGTATTAATATCATGGTAAGAAGTCCCTCGGTGAGAAAAAGGATCTCCAAAAAAGAAGTGTCATTGCAAGAAATTTTCATAATTGGAATAATGTCGCAGAAGAAGtggttgatttcaatggaagaatAGCAAGAAAAGCACCAAACAATAACAGTGAAAGGAACAGTTTGTAAAGACCCCAcaacccaagaggcagaagccagtgTAGCACATACCTCGGTACTCATAATCATTTGATACTGTAATGGCTTACAGATGGCCACATAGCGGTCATAGCTCATAGCCGTCAATATCAACAGGTTAACACTAGCCAGGGAGCCAAACATATGCATCTGCACCATACAAGCAGCAAAAGAAACTTTTCTGTCTCTGGAAATAAAATGAATAAGGATCCTATGTAGTGCAATGGTGGAACAACTGATGTCCAGTATGGACAAATTGCCCAGGAAGAAATACATGGGATTGTGAAGCCGAGAGTCCAGACACGCAAGGAGAATGGTCAAGTTACTGCATAAGATGAAGAGATAAATTAGGAGAACTAGAAGAAAAATCAGAAGATGAAGTTGAGGGTCATCCGATATCCCCTTAATAAGGAAATATGTAATTGGTGTCTGGTTTGCTTGCATTGCAGCCATCAAAATCTGAATcaaatatatctatattacataaGTGTACATAGGAGAGGTACTTAATATATAATGACAAAAGCCACACAATGATCTCTGGTTGAATAAAGTCAAGATAAGAGCCCTGCGGAAGGAACTCTAGAaactaatgggaaaaaaaacacaaatccacatcccataggaatgcattgaccaaccacagttaattaaatagccttggatggtattttaagtgatttgtggATTTCCCGCAGGGGGAAAAAACGCGGTATGCGCCATTTTAACAcagatcacgcatgcgggagctcagagagctcatatctcaattgatctcccacatgaacaaaaaagacaattatgtgcatccgcagcagaaatctgtagcagaaattctcatgggcctgattttccccatgaacatgaggcctaaaggctaatttgatataaaaaggaaaaaattgtaagttaaaaaaaaaattgtaaacctTTTATCATTTTATTTCCTATTATGTACCTAGGACCGACACATTACCCAGTGCTTTACAGGGATTGTCATCACTCACATCAGTTCTTGTCTCCAatagggctcacaatctaacttcTTCTATATCAGACATAAGCAACCACTAAGGACAATGCTATAGGAAGTCAAAAAACTTAATGTAACACTATAGGTTACTTTACTATTATTATTGGCAAAATAAGCACAAAGCTAATATTGGGGACTGTTAGTGTGGACCCACTGAGTCAACCTACCAGTTTTGGCGTAGAACCAATCCAAGCGAGGTTAGCAGCTGACCCTTGGCGATCAGAGGCTTTGGTACCAAGTGATGAGAAACAGACCGGTGAGGAGCAAAATATAGACGGAAAACCTTGCCCTTCGGTAGTCAGGGAGATGAGAGACAACCCTACCTAGAAGCAGGGTAGACGCACTGATAAGAACAGCCTCGCGGTCTTCCTCTCAGCCCTGAATAACACTGATGGAACACAACACACAACTGTATACAACAAAAACAAAGAACAGGACCGGGAATAGTGCAGGGACAGGAAGGCAAAAAGAGAAGCGTACATCGACAAAGCTGAGAAACAGGCAATGGTAGGCAAGATAGGAGGCATACAAAGACTGTAGAGCAAACGAATACTGATAAAGTACAAGATAGGCACAGATAAGAAGACAGAGACGAGGCTTATTCTGGATGTCTGAGGCCTACACACAACAACACTGAGGCAAAGAGGGAGggttcccagctcagctaaataggatgATAATTACCAATGCCATACAGCTGAGCTAGAAGCCCTGGAATAGGTAACCATTGAAGTGCTGGAGAGAAGTATGCAGAAGTTCCGGTTACAGGAAGAGTTGGTACCACTTCTCATGAGATCGCTTAGCAATAAAACACTGTgcttcaccaacatagaagggcctTCTTTAGTGTAAGAGCAAAAATGGGTCACAATTCTTTGGAGATTGGGAACAACTccagtattattttttttccacaaatatgGGACAATACAAACTTCAGAGGAAATGCATGCAACGCATTTCAGAGGTTTTACACCCAAAATAGcttcctttatcaagcatatagagggctgcaacgcgtttcagaggcCTCACTATGTTATATGCTTGACTCCTCACaaacataattggaaaagtttttccttttcttttaccTACTTATACACCTAGAGCGCAGAATTCTTTTATAACTTTTCTTTTCCCGTGCCTCCACAGCATAGCAGGGGAATGTAAGGAAATATAGAGAAGTGACAGGACCAGAAAACCACTTGGATAAAGAGTGGGCTGAGAcaagaaaggaaaaaacaaagtGAGGGAACAGACAGTCTGGATCCAGTGTATAGACCACTTAGCTAAGCTACAGCCCCTCAGTCAGTGTGGAGAACtacagagcttaaaggggttgtccaagttctgGATATATGTAAAATGTctttcccatgcagtaaaataacaaatagacaTATTCTCACCTCTCCCCATTCCCCGCTGTGTCCTACAGCACTGCTCTGGGTCTCATATGTGACATCATGTTAACAGCCTTCCCCAGCCTGTTTATGATATATATCACAGGCACTGCATCTAATAACAGAGCTcaatgtaaaatattgcgcaaAGAGAAATAGCCTTGCCCtttctttctcgcacgtagtttttATACGttcgagaaaagataggtctaggTCTAGTTTTCCGCTCACAATAGCGTaaagtttaaacaaaaaaaaggaaaagacttTGGActggttcatgtgcaaatacgctccatgGCAGCAAGCGTATTTGCAGATGTGCTCACCTGAAGAAACCCAAAGTCTGAGTAAGAAAGGATCCAGTATTTCTTTGGACTGACACTATCCATCTACCATTCAATACTCTCAGCCTCTGTATGGACCAGCCCTTCCCTTGTACAATTATACCCCCATCATGTATATCCCCATCTGTACCAGCAGGTGCCAACATTGGTTGCTCAGAAAAGTCGCTGAAGCCTACAGATGACAGTTCTTTGAAAGCTGTTACAAAAAGCGATGATTGTTTGTTAGTTCGCCAGGATGACTTTCATAGAGGGGCTTTATATGGAAAATTCATTAGCAAGTAGTTCAAATGTGAACGACTGATTTTATACCACAACACTTTTGATCAACCAGAAACTATTTTTTAGGTGATCAGAAATGAAACTTGTtacctgttggtggccatgtttacatggaacgactgtcGTTCATATTTGCTCTTTTTAGTGATTATTCAGACAACAGTCATCTTGTATAAAGCCACCCTTAGCCCTCAATGATTGTGAATTAGTTAAGTGACTACTACAGGTTGACTTTGCTGTGTGCACCTGTGCACTTAGTGTGATGATGAGGATTGACAATTTTGTGAAACGTACTGTATTGATACTATTATGCTTCTATTACCTGTTATATGGCTGTTTTTATCATATGTTTGATCTTCAGTAGATATATTTCCTTTTATTTTATGCCCTGTCATTGTTATGTCAATTTGACCTACCTATTCAGTCTACCTGCTTTGGCAATCAGCACTTCTCTGCTTCACTATACCTACCTATAACTTTATTGCATCATTACCACTTCATAAGTGCTGAGCTGGGAGTCCCACCTGCTAGAAGAAGCTCCCACTAGCAATCTTTTAAGCAAGAATCGGGTGGAGATACAATGTAGACAAATAGTAAGTGACATTATCTAAACACCCATAGACACTGAGGTACTCAGGTGTTACACAAGTTAGAGTTACTAGCAGggccgtagctaaaggctcaagggcctgggtgcaaagTTAAACTCAGGGCTTCTACCTTCCCCTTTCCACACTTGAGGACTGCTGGCCATGTTCTGCTCGGAACTTACTGCAGCATCACTGAGTCTCTTAGGTCTGTGTCATATGATTGTATTCGCACAGCTCTTAGTACATGCAACTTTTACACAGTCAAAACATAGTGGCCAGAACCCCGTACATGTACCCATATTTAAACCGACCACACAGCTCGCAGTCATCTGTAGCTGTAATCTTATGTACACCATACAgaatgcagtcatctgcacctgtacccatacctaagccctgcagaatgcagtcatctgcacctgtacccatacctaaaccatacagtctgcagtcatttgcacctgtacccatacctaaacaatacagcctgcagtcatctgtacctgtgctCATACCAAAACAATACAGCCTGCAGCAATCTGCATCCATACCTAAAccacacagcctgcagtcatctgtacctgtacccatgcttaaaccatacagcctgcagtcatctacacctgtacccatacccaaaccATGTGGTCTGCAGTCATCTACACCTGTGCTCAAACCTAAACCGTACattctgcagtcatctgtacctgtacccaaacctaaaccatacagcctgaggtcatctgcacctgtacctataccCAAACCATATGGTCTGCAGTCATAAGGCTTTGTACTACTGTGTTTTTCACTATATTTTGGGATTTCATCTAGGATGCTGTCACAGGTGCTGAAAGCAGCATTGCGACTTAACCCCCAAACGGAACAATTCACTGCCACAAGTGAAACCGacgctatatttatgttatattcAGATTATAGAATAGTATAGTTGACTACACTACATTATACTACAAATATAACAAAATCAAATGAAACCCTGTCAAATGGACAACAAAGCGAAGTCTATTTCACTGATAGTGAATTATTTATTTTGGTTCACTTGGAAGGtttcatcacaatgctgttttcgtCACCTATGACAGAACCATAAACTGAATGCCATAggatgtacaaaaatgctgtgtgAATATTCCCTTAATTTCAGTATCACAGCAAGACACACATTGGAAGCTGGAGAGATCATAAGATTTTTCAAGTGCACTGCGATCTCACAAAGGAGGGCCAGCAAAAAACGCAATTTTGGGGGCATATTAATTTCAAGAAATTGTTCCTCTTTTTCCATGGATTGTTCCTGGCATTGCGCTTCCATCTCATTTTCTTGAGTAATTCTGAGACACTGAGGTACTTCCTTGCAAAAAAATGtaccacagaaagggaaatataaaaacaaacaatcactaaaaacggccagatacttactgatacaggagggcaaacatgtgcaccacctcaagaTGCAGGCAGCCAtgctgccaaatgagggagccaattaaacctgtggaggacaccaatgagacagccactcacacaacttcCTATATAGAGGGGGCGGTGACtgtttggtgtatactcctgcacagagtagatacaaagtgtcagaccatcctgatacatatagtccaccatgcagaccagcaacctattaatgatgctatAATAGTTCGTctggctgccctgcaccttaaaaagtgaaccacattggtattgtcaccctgggctcccccggcaTTTAAAgcagcactgcatgtgaataatacataataaatgcgaggtctgagttggattttggccaaaatacttgagctcacaagccaaccATCGAGGCTCCTCAcattttgtgagtccctacactaatataaatgtatcacagaaagggaaatataaaaacaaactatCACTGAAAAcgaccatatacttactgacacgggagtgcaaacatgtgcaccatCCCAGCATGCCTGCAGCCACTCGTCCTccccctcatttggcagtatggctgcctgcagggtTAGGTGGTGcccatgtttgccctcctgtgtcagtaagtgtATTGCCCTTTTCAGCGATTGTTACTTGCAAAAAAAAGACCTTTTCTTCTAAACTCATACACCCTTTCAAATACATTATTTATCTGAATACTTTGGTGCCGTGAGTGAATCCAGCCAGAAAACACTGCAAAAACAAAAGTTTTACAAATTACTATTTCCTAACACTGCATGTCAGTAGCAAAGGAGCTAGAATACCAACCAAAGACAATGGTGAAGAAACTGGTGCAAGGCAAATATGAAGCCATTGTCTATAGTAATCAATCAGAATCCAGCTCTTATTTTTCAGAACTTCTTGAATAAATGAAAGCACTGATCAGATTGGGTGCAATGGTGAAGGAATTGCTAATGACAAGCGGTGCATGGAACCCGCAGAAGAACAGGCTCTCATGCTATACTTACAAGTTACTGCTATCAGGTACTCAGTATTATCTTTGTGCAGGTCACTCCTAATATTTATACTATATCCTGGGGGGTAATTAATTCCTTCTCCTCACAAGAAAATCTTGCTTGGTGATTAGAGCACACTTATTTGTAAATACATTTTCAGGTACAGGTTCTCTTGGGTATTTGTGGGCAAATTACAGCAAGAGAATAAAGCAAGATCAAAGCAAGATCAGTAATTTATCTGTTATCAGCTAAAGCAGGTCTGCATAACAGAAACTGACCTATAGCGTGTTTAAGAGTGAACTGTCATCCAGGGCTGCAATCATAA
Protein-coding sequences here:
- the LOC136581061 gene encoding olfactory receptor 2A25-like — its product is MQANQTPITYFLIKGISDDPQLHLLIFLLVLLIYLFILCSNLTILLACLDSRLHNPMYFFLGNLSILDISCSTIALHRILIHFISRDRKVSFAACMVQMHMFGSLASVNLLILTAMSYDRYVAICKPLQYQMIMSTEVCATLASASWVVGSLQTVPFTVIVWCFSCYSSIEINHFFCDIIPIMKISCNDTSFLEILFLTEGLLTMILIPFLLTFVSYIYIIHAILRIRSSSGRLKTFYTCSSHLTVVTLLYTTLFSQYLTPNLSSTLESKKRFALFNTAAVPLLNPLIYSLKNKDVKRALKRFNPSSINSIIT